One stretch of Paenibacillus sp. AN1007 DNA includes these proteins:
- a CDS encoding sugar ABC transporter permease, translating to MKKRSNPIRLILSYVLLLIIAVVSVYPVLWIFLSSLRPGAALFSERLWPESFTLSHYGELFNNPSFMYGRWYMNTLKIAFFTMIFSTLMVTLGMYALSRFRFRGRKTILSTMLILGMFPSFMSMIAIYIILLQIKLLDTHAALILVYSSGAVLGGFIVKGFFDTIPRSLDEAARIDGASHLRVFTSIILPLSKPMLTYVALTSFTGAWMDFIFARLVLRTKENWTLAVGMWDLVNRYQDSNFTMFAAGAVLIAIPITLLFVFLQRFLVQGLTTGASKG from the coding sequence ATGAAGAAACGCAGCAATCCGATTCGTTTGATCCTCAGTTATGTGCTTTTGCTGATCATTGCCGTTGTATCCGTTTATCCGGTTTTGTGGATTTTTCTGTCGTCCCTGCGTCCTGGCGCGGCATTGTTCAGTGAACGCTTATGGCCGGAAAGTTTCACTCTTTCTCACTATGGAGAGCTGTTTAACAATCCGTCCTTTATGTACGGCAGATGGTATATGAATACGCTGAAGATCGCCTTCTTCACGATGATTTTCTCTACATTAATGGTGACGCTGGGCATGTACGCGCTATCCCGGTTCCGTTTTCGGGGGCGTAAAACGATTCTGTCCACCATGCTTATTCTGGGCATGTTTCCAAGCTTCATGAGCATGATTGCGATTTATATTATTTTGCTGCAAATCAAACTGCTTGACACACACGCTGCGCTTATTCTGGTCTATTCCTCAGGCGCAGTGCTGGGCGGATTCATCGTCAAAGGTTTTTTTGACACCATCCCGCGCAGTCTGGATGAAGCAGCCCGCATCGATGGTGCTAGCCATCTGCGTGTGTTCACCAGCATCATTTTACCGTTATCCAAACCGATGCTGACATACGTCGCGTTAACCAGCTTCACAGGGGCATGGATGGATTTTATTTTTGCCCGGCTCGTGCTGCGTACCAAGGAGAACTGGACCCTGGCCGTGGGCATGTGGGATCTCGTAAATAGGTATCAGGACAGTAACTTTACGATGTTTGCTGCGGGAGCTGTATTAATTGCTATCCCGATTACCCTGCTGTTTGTGTTCCTGCAGCGTTTCCTCGTTCAGGGTCTGACGACAGGGGCGTCCAAAGGCTAA
- a CDS encoding sugar ABC transporter permease: MRQQHVPVSAQPNREKQHRMTAAICSIILQGLGQLYNRQWIKGIVLLLLEGAGLAYLLPRLSQAVWGIWTLGENTQRFVKVNGSTVLQKGDHSIFLLLDGIIVLLVFFVFVLVYILNIRDAYMTGLAREQGKPTLGAAATMRNVMDKNFPYLFLSIPALGILFFTIMPILFTVTIAFTNYSAPDHIPPAKLVDWVGFKTFTDLIQLKSWSQTFYGVLTWTVIWAVLATVTTYFGGVLVALLIEQKGIRFKKLWRTIFILPYAIPQIISLLLMRNLFNGQFGPINTYMRAFGLEGLPWLTDPFWAKVTVIVVNMWIGIPVSMVLILGVLTAIPRDLYEAAEVDGASAFQKFKIITMPFILFATTPVLIMQFAGNFNNFNVIFLLTNGNPLRGDYQYAGATDLLVTWLYKLTLDNNKFNMASAVGIIIFLIIATFSIWNFRRSKSFKEEDMIQ, encoded by the coding sequence ATGCGGCAACAGCATGTCCCGGTGTCTGCCCAGCCCAATAGGGAAAAGCAGCACCGGATGACAGCAGCCATATGCTCCATCATACTGCAGGGTCTCGGACAGTTATACAATCGGCAGTGGATTAAAGGCATTGTGCTGCTGCTGCTGGAGGGAGCAGGACTTGCGTACCTGCTTCCAAGGCTGTCCCAAGCGGTATGGGGAATATGGACACTGGGGGAGAATACACAGCGTTTTGTGAAAGTGAATGGTTCAACGGTGCTTCAAAAGGGCGACCATTCCATCTTTTTGCTGCTTGACGGAATTATAGTGCTGCTGGTCTTTTTTGTGTTTGTGCTCGTTTACATCCTGAACATCCGGGATGCGTATATGACCGGACTTGCAAGAGAGCAGGGGAAACCGACGCTGGGAGCCGCGGCAACGATGCGCAATGTGATGGACAAAAATTTTCCGTATCTGTTCTTGTCCATCCCGGCACTCGGCATTCTTTTTTTTACAATCATGCCGATTCTGTTCACCGTTACGATTGCGTTTACGAACTACTCTGCACCGGATCATATTCCACCAGCCAAACTGGTGGACTGGGTAGGGTTCAAAACATTTACGGACCTAATCCAGCTCAAATCCTGGAGCCAGACGTTCTACGGGGTGCTCACTTGGACAGTCATCTGGGCAGTCTTGGCGACAGTAACGACGTACTTTGGCGGAGTGCTTGTAGCTTTGTTAATTGAACAGAAAGGCATCCGTTTCAAAAAGTTATGGCGTACCATTTTTATTTTGCCTTATGCCATTCCGCAGATAATCTCGCTGCTGCTGATGCGCAACCTGTTCAACGGTCAGTTTGGGCCGATCAATACGTATATGCGAGCGTTCGGACTGGAAGGGCTGCCTTGGCTGACGGACCCGTTCTGGGCCAAAGTTACTGTCATTGTCGTCAACATGTGGATAGGTATTCCGGTCAGCATGGTGCTCATATTGGGTGTACTTACCGCTATTCCCCGTGATCTGTATGAGGCAGCTGAAGTAGACGGTGCTTCCGCGTTCCAGAAGTTCAAAATTATTACGATGCCGTTCATTTTATTTGCCACGACACCGGTGCTGATCATGCAGTTTGCCGGAAACTTCAACAACTTCAACGTCATTTTTCTGTTAACGAACGGTAACCCGCTTCGCGGAGACTATCAGTATGCAGGGGCAACGGATTTGCTGGTGACCTGGCTCTACAAACTAACACTCGACAATAATAAATTCAATATGGCTTCTGCGGTAGGTATTATCATCTTCCTGATTATCGCTACCTTCTCCATCTGGAATTTCCGCCGCTCCAAATCATTCAAGGAGGAGGACATGATCCAATGA
- a CDS encoding alpha-amylase family glycosyl hydrolase produces MAKRAILSTTLTLGLLAGSALPFLPASAVYADTDTAVTNKQSFSTDVIYQVFTDRFLDGNPSNNPTGAAYDATCSNLKLYCGGDWQGLINKIDDNYFSDLGVTALWISQPVENIFATINYSGVTNTAYHGYWARDFKKTNPYFGSMADFQNLITTAHAKGIKIVIDFAPNHTSPAMETDTSFAENGRLYDNGTLVGGYTNDTNGYFHHNGGSDFSSLENGIYKNLYDLADFNHNNATIDKYFKDAIKLWLDMGVDGIRVDAVKHMPLGWQKSWMSSIYAHKPVFTFGEWFLGSAASDADNTDFANKSGMSLLDFRFNSAVRNVFRDNTSNMYALDSMINSTAADYNQVNDQVTFIDNHDMDRFKTSAVNNRRLEQALAFTLTSRGVPAIYYGTEQYLTGNGDPDNRAKMPSFSKSTTAFNVISKLAPLRKSNPAIAYGSTQQRWINNDVYVYERKFGKSAAVVAVNRNLSTPVNITGLSTSLPTGSYTDVLGGVLNGNNITSTNGSINNFTLAAGAVAVWESTAAETTPTIGHVGPVMGKPGNVVTIDGRGFGSTKGTVYFGTTAVTGAAITSWEDTQIKVTVPSVAAGNYAVKVAANGVNSSAYNNFTILTGDQVTVRFVVNNASTTLGQNLYLTGNVAELGNWSTGSTAIGPAFNQVIHQYPTWYYDVSVPAGKQLEFKFFKKNGSTITWEGGSNHTFTAPASGTATVTVNWQ; encoded by the coding sequence ATGGCCAAACGCGCAATCCTCAGCACCACACTGACCCTCGGTTTGCTTGCCGGCAGCGCCCTGCCGTTCCTGCCAGCTTCTGCTGTCTATGCCGATACAGACACCGCTGTAACCAACAAGCAGAGCTTCAGTACAGATGTGATCTACCAAGTGTTTACGGATCGCTTTTTGGACGGCAATCCCTCCAACAACCCTACCGGAGCCGCATATGATGCCACATGCAGCAATTTGAAGCTGTACTGCGGCGGAGATTGGCAGGGGTTAATCAACAAAATCGATGATAACTATTTCAGTGATCTGGGTGTCACGGCTCTGTGGATCTCCCAGCCTGTCGAAAATATCTTTGCAACGATCAACTACAGCGGGGTAACCAATACCGCCTATCACGGCTACTGGGCTCGGGATTTCAAAAAGACAAATCCATACTTCGGTTCGATGGCCGATTTCCAAAATCTGATTACGACGGCTCATGCCAAAGGCATCAAAATTGTCATTGACTTTGCGCCAAACCACACCTCTCCTGCGATGGAAACCGACACGTCTTTTGCCGAGAATGGCAGATTATACGATAATGGTACACTGGTAGGCGGATACACCAATGATACCAACGGTTATTTCCATCACAATGGCGGCTCCGACTTCTCTTCCCTGGAGAACGGCATCTACAAAAACCTGTATGACCTCGCGGATTTCAACCACAATAATGCGACCATCGACAAGTATTTCAAAGATGCGATTAAACTGTGGCTCGATATGGGCGTTGACGGCATTCGGGTGGATGCGGTGAAGCATATGCCTCTCGGTTGGCAAAAGAGCTGGATGTCTTCCATCTACGCACACAAACCGGTATTCACTTTCGGTGAATGGTTCCTGGGATCAGCTGCGTCGGATGCAGATAACACGGACTTTGCTAACAAATCTGGTATGAGTCTGCTCGACTTCCGCTTTAATTCTGCGGTTCGCAATGTGTTCCGTGATAACACGTCCAACATGTACGCTCTGGATTCCATGATTAACAGTACAGCTGCGGACTACAACCAAGTGAACGATCAGGTGACGTTCATCGACAACCATGATATGGATCGCTTCAAGACAAGTGCAGTTAACAACCGCCGCCTGGAGCAGGCTTTGGCCTTCACATTGACTTCACGTGGTGTGCCTGCCATCTACTACGGTACAGAACAGTATCTGACGGGGAATGGCGATCCGGATAATCGGGCCAAAATGCCTTCGTTCTCCAAATCCACAACAGCGTTTAACGTCATCAGCAAGCTCGCTCCTCTGCGCAAATCCAATCCGGCCATTGCCTACGGTTCCACGCAGCAGCGTTGGATTAACAATGATGTATACGTCTATGAGCGCAAATTCGGCAAGAGTGCAGCCGTTGTCGCTGTAAACCGCAACCTGTCAACGCCAGTGAATATTACAGGGCTGAGCACGTCCCTGCCTACAGGCTCATACACGGATGTGCTTGGTGGTGTGCTGAACGGAAATAACATCACGTCCACGAACGGCAGCATTAACAACTTCACCCTTGCTGCGGGCGCAGTGGCAGTATGGGAGTCCACAGCAGCCGAAACGACACCAACCATCGGTCATGTTGGTCCGGTTATGGGGAAACCCGGTAATGTTGTAACCATTGACGGCCGTGGATTCGGTTCGACGAAAGGCACAGTGTACTTCGGTACCACGGCGGTTACCGGAGCAGCAATTACATCTTGGGAAGATACACAAATTAAAGTAACTGTTCCTTCCGTGGCTGCCGGCAATTATGCTGTCAAAGTCGCCGCGAACGGAGTAAACAGCAGCGCTTACAACAACTTCACCATCCTGACCGGCGATCAGGTTACCGTTCGCTTTGTTGTGAACAATGCATCCACCACGCTTGGACAGAACCTCTATCTGACAGGCAATGTGGCTGAACTGGGTAATTGGAGCACAGGTTCAACCGCCATTGGACCCGCATTCAATCAGGTCATTCATCAATACCCGACCTGGTACTATGATGTCAGCGTACCGGCAGGCAAACAGCTGGAGTTCAAGTTTTTCAAGAAAAACGGATCAACGATTACATGGGAAGGCGGTTCCAACCACACATTCACCGCTCCAGCGAGCGGAACAGCCACCGTTACGGTAAACTGGCAGTAA
- a CDS encoding alpha/beta hydrolase-fold protein produces MSTGSVIECLENIQASQLGSRRSIYVYLPAGYAEQIDRYYPVLYVHAGQRAFGPSSPGNETWQLDLAADELISAGRIEPIIIVAIAHVRPVTRNEFYHYVDTEQEALGIGGSGIEYEHFIIHELKPMIDRQYRTQRDRDNTGLLGSSAAALCTLHIGMRHPDVFGKLIMMSPYFVDAQLDEQASNGLREKDIYRLPDTIPDVQMWVDIGDTEGLFLPEQVRRVMQEMLHREADVKKLAYFEQPGACHQEADWGARVHLPLLYMFGQTGQPVSLELYGRNVIGLKGGMQVRVQARLHYDHGLSLTLLSGAYVSSHPDVLQVLADGTLIPHAAGSAVITMQFGALTAARSYRVIPELTPVVQVCMQAEFASSFASTEQREESIYGGMGMKLMHTGDGHYEGCYRIPRDSGFSFRFTRGFRQFETDRDGNPIANRVFRAAESMSLHYNIQAWGSTSAKAKIGGSPK; encoded by the coding sequence GTGAGCACAGGTTCAGTTATAGAGTGTCTGGAAAACATTCAGGCATCGCAGCTTGGCAGCAGGCGCAGCATCTACGTATATCTTCCGGCAGGTTACGCGGAGCAGATAGACCGGTATTACCCGGTGCTGTACGTTCATGCAGGACAGCGGGCTTTTGGCCCATCCAGCCCCGGGAACGAAACGTGGCAGCTTGATCTGGCAGCGGATGAACTTATCTCTGCTGGCCGGATTGAACCGATCATCATCGTTGCCATTGCACACGTTCGTCCGGTTACTCGCAATGAATTCTACCACTACGTGGACACTGAGCAGGAAGCACTCGGCATAGGAGGCTCAGGAATTGAATATGAGCATTTTATTATCCACGAGCTTAAACCGATGATTGATCGGCAGTACCGGACACAGAGGGACAGAGATAACACGGGATTACTTGGTTCCTCAGCGGCTGCATTATGCACCCTGCATATCGGAATGCGTCATCCGGATGTGTTTGGCAAGCTGATCATGATGTCTCCATACTTTGTGGATGCGCAGCTGGATGAACAAGCATCCAATGGACTGCGGGAGAAAGACATATACCGTCTGCCGGATACCATTCCAGATGTGCAGATGTGGGTGGATATCGGAGACACCGAAGGATTGTTTCTGCCTGAACAGGTGAGGAGGGTCATGCAGGAGATGCTGCATCGGGAGGCGGATGTGAAAAAGCTGGCTTACTTCGAACAGCCGGGCGCCTGCCACCAGGAAGCGGATTGGGGAGCACGTGTGCATCTGCCCCTGTTGTATATGTTTGGCCAGACAGGTCAGCCTGTTTCACTGGAGCTGTATGGCAGAAATGTCATCGGGCTGAAAGGAGGGATGCAGGTAAGGGTTCAGGCCAGACTCCATTATGATCATGGTCTGAGTCTGACATTGCTGAGCGGAGCGTATGTTTCAAGTCATCCTGATGTTCTTCAGGTACTTGCAGATGGTACGTTGATTCCCCATGCCGCAGGGAGTGCAGTGATCACAATGCAATTCGGTGCATTGACGGCTGCACGGAGTTACAGGGTCATCCCTGAACTTACCCCCGTTGTACAAGTCTGTATGCAGGCCGAATTCGCGTCATCATTCGCGTCAACGGAGCAGCGGGAAGAATCCATCTACGGTGGGATGGGCATGAAGCTCATGCATACAGGCGATGGTCACTACGAGGGCTGTTACCGTATTCCGAGGGACAGCGGTTTTTCCTTCCGTTTTACGCGTGGATTCCGGCAGTTCGAGACCGATCGGGATGGCAATCCCATAGCCAATCGAGTTTTTCGTGCAGCCGAAAGCATGTCTCTCCACTATAATATCCAGGCTTGGGGCAGTACGTCTGCCAAAGCCAAAATAGGAGGCTCCCCCAAATGA
- a CDS encoding fatty acid--CoA ligase family protein, producing MGHRWTRGGCEVTIDFMLERFATYGQQPALIWQDQEYSFDWLLSQVHHMRNWIRTEGLSGQIVTLEEDYSPYAASALLGLLGEECIVLPMDRNLVEAKRQEYVRLAHAAVRLEGEAGRLVIRQTYDRREKGTVPPILTKLEQEGGGGLVLFSSGSTGVSKATVHRAERLLQSFQRQVRPLRTIPFMMFDHIGGLNTMFQSLSSGGCLCILENRSPEEVCRTIERHRVQALPVSPTFMNLLLLSQCDEVYDLSSLEVVSYGSEVMPDSVLDAWVQRFPKIRTIQAYGMSELGILPTRSKEPGSLLFSIQDEGVKCRVVDGELQIYTETAMMGYLNAPSPFTEDGWLRTGDEALVEQGYIRILGRRSEIINVGGWKVYPAEVESVLEEMDCIEAAVVTGEASGITGQQVKAVVRLASACPLAELRRAIWAYCRDKLPAYKIPQKIVITEEALVSPRMKKVRKPISSPD from the coding sequence ATGGGCCATCGGTGGACACGGGGAGGCTGCGAGGTGACCATAGACTTTATGCTGGAGCGGTTTGCAACCTATGGACAGCAGCCTGCATTGATCTGGCAGGATCAGGAGTACAGCTTCGACTGGCTGCTGAGTCAAGTTCATCATATGAGGAACTGGATCAGGACAGAGGGACTTTCCGGGCAGATTGTAACGCTGGAAGAAGACTATTCCCCGTATGCAGCATCGGCACTGCTCGGGCTGCTCGGGGAAGAATGCATTGTGCTCCCGATGGATCGGAACTTGGTCGAAGCTAAACGTCAGGAGTACGTGCGGCTGGCACATGCGGCTGTGCGTCTGGAGGGAGAAGCAGGTCGGTTGGTAATAAGGCAGACATATGATCGACGGGAAAAAGGCACGGTACCTCCTATTCTAACTAAGCTTGAGCAGGAAGGGGGTGGCGGGCTGGTTCTTTTCTCTTCAGGTTCTACCGGGGTGAGTAAGGCGACCGTTCATCGGGCGGAGCGGCTTCTGCAATCTTTTCAACGGCAGGTACGTCCTTTGAGAACGATTCCCTTTATGATGTTTGATCATATCGGTGGATTGAACACGATGTTTCAATCCTTATCCAGCGGGGGCTGTCTGTGCATTCTGGAGAATCGCAGCCCGGAGGAAGTATGCCGAACGATTGAAAGGCATCGTGTACAGGCACTGCCGGTCTCCCCAACTTTTATGAATTTGCTGCTGCTGTCGCAGTGTGACGAAGTTTACGACCTTTCCAGTCTTGAGGTGGTCTCCTATGGTTCGGAAGTGATGCCCGATTCTGTTCTGGATGCCTGGGTCCAGCGGTTTCCGAAAATCAGAACGATCCAAGCTTATGGCATGTCCGAACTGGGTATTTTGCCAACACGCTCCAAAGAGCCCGGATCTTTATTGTTTTCGATTCAGGATGAAGGAGTGAAATGTCGGGTTGTGGATGGCGAACTGCAGATTTACACGGAAACGGCGATGATGGGTTATTTGAATGCACCTTCCCCGTTCACAGAGGACGGATGGCTGCGAACGGGGGATGAGGCCTTAGTAGAGCAGGGATACATCCGTATATTGGGTCGCCGTTCCGAAATCATTAATGTGGGCGGCTGGAAGGTGTATCCCGCTGAAGTGGAGAGTGTGCTTGAGGAAATGGACTGCATCGAAGCGGCAGTAGTAACCGGCGAAGCAAGCGGGATTACAGGTCAGCAGGTGAAGGCAGTCGTTCGATTGGCGTCCGCCTGTCCGTTGGCAGAGCTGCGCCGGGCCATCTGGGCCTACTGCCGGGACAAACTGCCTGCATATAAGATTCCGCAGAAGATCGTCATTACAGAGGAAGCATTGGTCAGCCCGCGAATGAAAAAGGTTAGAAAGCCGATATCCTCACCGGATTAA
- a CDS encoding MFS transporter, whose amino-acid sequence MGMNPSSEPEAAAYPRGQAVLHSSEAPQTLWRNKTFRRILYGYGISVFGDCFNSIAISLWVLQTTGSAKSMAAVQVCNMAVSFLFGSVAGTVADRLDRRKLMLASDVFRGVLALLIAVSLFSWHAPFPVLLLLLSLSMFSSLFQAPAFHASAASIVGREHIQQATGTIHLVDNLARISGLAAAGVAVAAFGGFVAILITGAAFLLSAVCVLRAGQFPQVIRASSEPKSFAQEWRSSFAYIYRSPLIRSIVLLNPLLLLFFMAAMMLIQVMAVNVWKANPVQFGLIETCIPLGYMIGSGVLIASGKRLKHRGRWVFIGLLVLGPVYVLLANVSSPLMALPLIMGGGAMFACCTMLTQIMLRTAVPDEMQGSVYGVVGTITSTAPILGLTVVSIFADHWGAAAVLEGVGLLLLATGIIAMTTLKSIRTYT is encoded by the coding sequence ATGGGCATGAACCCTTCCAGTGAACCTGAGGCTGCTGCCTACCCAAGGGGACAAGCTGTTTTGCACAGCAGTGAAGCTCCACAGACCCTATGGCGTAACAAGACGTTCCGCAGAATCCTGTACGGGTATGGCATATCCGTTTTTGGCGACTGTTTTAACAGCATTGCCATCAGTCTGTGGGTGCTGCAGACGACAGGCAGCGCCAAGAGCATGGCTGCTGTGCAGGTCTGCAATATGGCGGTCAGCTTTTTATTTGGATCAGTGGCCGGTACGGTGGCTGACCGGCTCGATCGGAGGAAGCTGATGCTGGCTTCGGACGTGTTTCGCGGTGTGCTGGCTCTGCTGATTGCGGTTAGCCTGTTCAGCTGGCATGCACCTTTTCCGGTTTTGCTGTTATTGCTCTCTCTATCGATGTTTTCCAGTCTGTTTCAGGCTCCGGCGTTTCATGCTTCCGCTGCGAGCATCGTGGGCAGAGAACACATACAGCAGGCCACGGGCACCATTCATCTGGTGGACAACCTGGCTCGTATCAGCGGTTTGGCTGCTGCCGGGGTCGCTGTAGCAGCGTTTGGTGGTTTTGTCGCTATCCTGATTACAGGTGCAGCTTTCCTATTGTCTGCAGTCTGTGTGCTGCGGGCAGGGCAGTTTCCACAGGTAATCCGTGCCAGCAGTGAACCGAAATCTTTTGCACAGGAGTGGCGCAGTTCGTTTGCTTACATCTATCGCAGTCCGCTCATTCGTTCGATTGTGCTGCTCAATCCGCTGCTGCTCCTGTTTTTCATGGCCGCCATGATGCTCATACAGGTGATGGCCGTTAACGTATGGAAGGCAAATCCGGTTCAATTTGGTTTGATCGAGACGTGTATTCCTCTGGGGTACATGATCGGATCAGGAGTATTGATTGCTTCGGGAAAAAGATTGAAACATCGCGGGCGCTGGGTCTTTATTGGCCTGCTTGTGTTAGGGCCTGTCTATGTGCTCTTGGCCAATGTATCCTCGCCTCTCATGGCGCTTCCTCTTATTATGGGCGGAGGAGCCATGTTTGCCTGCTGCACGATGCTGACCCAGATTATGCTGCGTACAGCCGTACCCGATGAGATGCAGGGCAGCGTTTACGGTGTCGTTGGAACCATTACGAGTACAGCGCCGATCCTGGGCCTGACAGTGGTCTCGATCTTTGCCGATCACTGGGGAGCTGCGGCCGTATTGGAAGGCGTAGGTTTACTGCTGCTTGCCACGGGGATCATTGCAATGACAACCTTGAAGTCCATTCGAACCTATACGTAG
- a CDS encoding alpha-glycosidase, with protein sequence MILEAIYHRPKLNWSYAYNRTTMHLRLRSKRGDLDAVIAITGDKYAWDRTITHIPMRIFARDEMFDYWEAETSPPYRRLRYSFQLIQGEESVWMTERGFVQALPEHPLEMFDFPFMNPVDIFEPPAWVKDAVFYQIFPERFANGDPSLTPAGAEPWGGVPTPVNFFGGDLQGVMNHLDHLSELGITAIYFCPLFEATTNHKYNTADYLKIDPQFGTNEQLKLLVDACHARGIRVVLDAVFNHSGREFPPFVDVMKNGAASPYADWFYIKDWPPRVEDGIPTYETFAFEPLMPKLNTEHPDVKAYLLEVARFWIEEMDIDGWRLDVANEVDHQFWREFRQTVKAIKPDAYLLGEIWHDSLMWLQGDQFDAVMNYPFTNSVLDYTVHGKLDGLGFANEIGKLLASYSQPVTEAAFNLLGSHDTPRLLTLCDGDVRKMKLAVMLLFSYPGAPCIYYGDEIGLDGGYDPGCRKCMEWDVTKQNRELLHFFTRTIELRKQHPALRSADLKIVYAKAGDPCLAVERVDSETGERVLLVLNASDEPCSLELAWGDRGIWRDLFTSAPVEAGLNKLTLNLAAYGFSLLQLEVKQPAEA encoded by the coding sequence ATGATTTTGGAAGCCATCTATCATCGTCCCAAACTGAACTGGTCCTATGCTTACAATCGCACAACCATGCATCTCCGCTTGCGTTCCAAACGAGGGGATTTGGACGCCGTCATCGCGATCACAGGAGACAAATATGCCTGGGATCGAACCATCACACACATTCCGATGCGTATTTTCGCCAGAGATGAAATGTTTGACTATTGGGAAGCGGAGACGTCTCCGCCCTATCGCAGACTGCGCTACAGCTTCCAGCTTATTCAAGGGGAAGAATCTGTCTGGATGACCGAGCGCGGATTCGTGCAGGCGCTGCCGGAACACCCGCTGGAAATGTTTGATTTTCCATTCATGAATCCCGTGGATATTTTTGAACCGCCGGCTTGGGTGAAGGACGCCGTATTCTATCAGATCTTCCCCGAACGTTTTGCGAATGGTGACCCCTCTTTGACTCCAGCTGGTGCCGAGCCGTGGGGCGGTGTGCCGACACCGGTGAATTTCTTCGGCGGCGATCTGCAGGGTGTGATGAACCATCTCGACCATCTCAGTGAACTGGGTATCACAGCCATCTACTTCTGTCCGCTGTTCGAAGCAACAACCAATCATAAATACAATACAGCCGATTATTTGAAGATTGACCCTCAGTTTGGTACGAACGAACAGTTGAAATTACTTGTGGATGCGTGCCATGCTCGTGGTATACGGGTCGTGCTGGATGCTGTATTTAATCACTCTGGAAGAGAGTTTCCTCCGTTTGTCGATGTGATGAAGAATGGGGCTGCTTCCCCTTATGCTGACTGGTTTTATATCAAGGATTGGCCGCCGCGTGTCGAGGATGGAATTCCAACGTACGAAACGTTTGCCTTTGAACCACTCATGCCAAAGCTCAACACAGAACATCCCGATGTAAAAGCCTATCTGCTGGAAGTCGCCCGTTTCTGGATTGAGGAGATGGATATTGACGGCTGGCGTCTCGACGTAGCCAATGAGGTGGATCACCAGTTCTGGCGTGAATTCAGGCAGACGGTGAAAGCGATCAAGCCCGATGCCTATCTGCTCGGAGAGATCTGGCATGATTCATTGATGTGGCTGCAGGGAGACCAGTTCGATGCGGTCATGAACTATCCGTTTACCAACTCGGTGCTGGATTATACTGTACATGGCAAACTGGATGGTCTGGGCTTCGCCAACGAGATCGGCAAACTGCTGGCGTCCTATTCTCAGCCTGTCACCGAAGCTGCATTCAACCTGCTGGGCAGCCACGACACCCCGCGCTTGCTGACTTTATGTGATGGCGATGTGCGTAAAATGAAATTGGCTGTTATGCTTCTGTTCTCCTACCCGGGTGCGCCGTGCATCTACTACGGGGATGAGATCGGGCTGGATGGCGGATACGATCCGGGCTGCCGGAAATGCATGGAATGGGATGTGACCAAGCAGAACCGCGAACTGCTTCATTTCTTCACCCGCACTATTGAGTTACGCAAGCAGCATCCTGCGCTGCGCAGTGCGGATCTCAAGATTGTTTATGCCAAAGCTGGCGATCCATGCCTTGCTGTAGAGCGCGTGGATTCGGAGACGGGTGAGCGTGTACTGCTGGTGCTTAATGCGAGTGATGAGCCCTGTTCGCTTGAACTGGCGTGGGGAGATCGCGGCATCTGGCGGGACCTGTTCACCTCCGCCCCTGTTGAAGCTGGGCTGAACAAGTTGACCCTGAACCTTGCAGCCTATGGTTTTTCCCTGCTGCAGCTTGAGGTTAAACAGCCAGCAGAAGCTTGA